CAACTCATCCACAACGATGCGATCGTTCGTGTAGACGCAGATCTCGGCGGCGATCCGCATCGCTTCCTCAGCCACGCGGCGAGCGGACAGATCCGTGTTCGTCAGAAGCGCCTTGGCGGCCGAGAGCGCATAGGAGCCGCCGGAGCCGATCGCCGCGACCCCGTCGTCGGGCTCCAACACGTTGCCGTCGCCGGTGAGCAGGTAGAGGCGCTCGGAGTCCGCCACGAGCATGAGGGCCTCCAGCCGCCGGAGGATGCGGTCGGTGCGCCACTCTTTGGCGAACTCGATCGCCGCGCGCGTCAGGTTGCCGCTGGAGGAGTCGAGCTTGGCCTCGAACTTGTCGGCCAGGCCTTGGGCGTCGGCCACCGACCCGGCAAAGCCGGCGAGGACGCGCCCCTGG
The window above is part of the Chthonomonadales bacterium genome. Proteins encoded here:
- the hslV gene encoding ATP-dependent protease subunit HslV; translated protein: MHATTVIAVRRDGQVAMASDGQVTMENVVVKHSARKIRRMHQGRVLAGFAGSVADAQGLADKFEAKLDSSSGNLTRAAIEFAKEWRTDRILRRLEALMLVADSERLYLLTGDGNVLEPDDGVAAIGSGGSYALSAAKALLTNTDLSARRVAEEAMRIAAEICVYTNDRIVVDELP